A single region of the Streptomyces sp. NBC_00236 genome encodes:
- a CDS encoding VOC family protein, which produces MTDSFKTAGAPPAYGRRMTPRLDAISIVTADLAASLAFYRRLGLDIPAGAESAPHVEVTLPGGQRLLWDTEDVVRSYDPEWSGPKGGERLGLAFLCDDPAEVDAVYAGLTGAGYRGHLKPWDAVWGQRYAVVLDPDGCAVSLFAAAAS; this is translated from the coding sequence ATGACCGATTCGTTCAAGACCGCGGGCGCTCCCCCGGCCTACGGTCGCCGCATGACTCCACGACTCGACGCCATCTCCATCGTCACGGCGGATCTGGCCGCCTCGCTCGCCTTCTACCGCCGGCTCGGCCTCGACATCCCCGCCGGCGCGGAATCCGCACCCCATGTCGAAGTGACGCTCCCGGGCGGGCAACGGCTCCTGTGGGACACCGAGGACGTCGTCCGCTCCTACGACCCGGAGTGGTCCGGACCCAAGGGCGGCGAACGGCTCGGGCTCGCGTTCCTCTGCGACGACCCGGCGGAGGTCGACGCCGTCTACGCCGGGCTGACCGGCGCCGGATACCGCGGCCATCTGAAGCCGTGGGACGCGGTTTGGGGACAGCGGTACGCGGTGGTCCTGGACCCGGACGGCTGCGCGGTGTCGCTGTTCGCCGCGGCCGCCTCCTGA